Proteins co-encoded in one Patescibacteria group bacterium genomic window:
- a CDS encoding SocA family protein, whose protein sequence is MRISISKLKAILLYFCAHTNPRFLGKVKLMKLFYFLDFMHVKQYGSPVTYDDYVHLERGPIPSNIKNLVDNVDDDMDDAILSDTIKIETLEGQKIHRILPLRKFSKDDEKYFSENELDILQKVCIRFGNVNTRKIEDESHKESPWNSTELLDKIPYILAADDADCKVTKEEIKLLMDLIK, encoded by the coding sequence ATGCGTATATCTATATCAAAATTAAAAGCTATTCTTTTGTATTTTTGCGCGCATACTAATCCTAGATTTTTGGGCAAAGTTAAGTTGATGAAACTTTTCTACTTTTTGGATTTTATGCATGTAAAACAGTATGGATCGCCGGTAACTTATGACGATTATGTTCATTTAGAACGCGGGCCAATACCATCAAACATAAAAAATTTAGTTGATAATGTTGATGACGATATGGATGACGCAATTTTGTCAGATACGATAAAAATAGAAACATTAGAAGGACAAAAAATACATAGAATTTTGCCGCTAAGAAAATTTAGCAAAGATGATGAAAAATATTTTTCTGAAAACGAATTAGATATACTTCAAAAAGTATGTATTAGATTTGGAAATGTTAACACAAGAAAAATAGAGGATGAATCGCATAAAGAATCTCCATGGAATAGCACGGAACTTTTAGACAAAATTCCATATATACTCGCTGCTGATGATGCTGATTGCAAGGTTACTAAGGAAGAAATAAAATTGCTAATGGATTTAATCAAATAA
- a CDS encoding DsbA family protein, whose amino-acid sequence MQNNKTIIFGVVAIAFLAGVVWYAGNYGLDVAKQAASVLGSGEKQTDAVLGEEFFLGNPDAPVTLIDYSSHFCGHCANFHRDTLPLIMDEYIKTGKVKFISRLLSPLELGMAILCAQDQGKFAEFNEKLFEKAAELKAAEDIKIIAADLGLNQKEFNLCFDAEKYKTSVEKWFEQAQEDGVSGTPNFFVNGEQIVGNQPYSVFRDAIEKALAK is encoded by the coding sequence ATGCAAAACAATAAAACAATTATTTTCGGAGTGGTGGCAATCGCGTTTTTGGCGGGTGTTGTTTGGTACGCGGGGAATTACGGGTTGGATGTGGCAAAGCAGGCGGCTTCTGTTTTGGGAAGCGGCGAGAAGCAGACAGACGCTGTTTTAGGCGAAGAGTTTTTTTTAGGCAACCCAGACGCGCCAGTAACGCTCATAGATTATTCAAGTCATTTTTGCGGGCATTGCGCTAATTTTCACAGGGATACCCTGCCCTTGATTATGGATGAATATATTAAAACAGGAAAGGTTAAATTTATTTCCCGTTTGCTTTCCCCGCTTGAATTAGGAATGGCCATTTTGTGCGCGCAAGACCAGGGCAAATTCGCGGAATTTAACGAGAAGCTTTTTGAAAAAGCGGCAGAACTTAAGGCGGCGGAGGATATCAAAATAATAGCGGCTGATTTGGGATTAAACCAGAAAGAATTTAATTTGTGTTTTGACGCGGAGAAATATAAAACGAGCGTGGAAAAATGGTTTGAACAAGCGCAGGAAGATGGCGTGAGCGGAACGCCTAATTTCTTTGTTAATGGCGAGCAAATTGTCGGTAATCAACCGTATAGCGTTTTTAGAGACGCGATTGAAAAAGCGCTTGCGAAGTAG
- a CDS encoding 4Fe-4S dicluster domain-containing protein → MPLVIEKKEIKNWLKELKKGFAVFDVRKSVLPPKQYFFPPKEETFNFDLKSQKLSVPDYEGRVLLFGLNMAHLEAMTQLDEIMEKPRKDFYYWRRREKSVLVGLTDNTVIVPMGGDIILEKINSKQYQVLVLTEKGKKAIKSKLIKKIAKPVIKKYSTDSNPMKEMLLDSELLAEAVAWSANHKIWDELAKKCLGCGICTYVCPLCHCFSIEDRVNLDGESCSRCRQWDACTLPNFSKIAGGHKFHPTVKERYYNWFYHKFVRAYKEYGKSQCVACGNCKNNCPAGIGIAGVLMEIVEDYEKYLRTRKS, encoded by the coding sequence ATGCCTTTAGTAATAGAAAAAAAAGAAATAAAAAACTGGCTGAAGGAGTTAAAAAAGGGCTTCGCGGTTTTTGATGTTCGGAAAAGCGTCTTGCCTCCGAAGCAATATTTTTTTCCGCCTAAGGAAGAAACATTTAACTTTGACTTGAAAAGCCAAAAGTTAAGCGTTCCCGATTATGAGGGGCGAGTTTTGCTTTTTGGTTTAAATATGGCGCATTTGGAAGCGATGACGCAGTTGGACGAAATCATGGAGAAGCCGCGAAAAGATTTTTATTATTGGCGAAGAAGAGAAAAATCGGTTTTAGTCGGTTTGACTGATAATACAGTTATTGTCCCAATGGGCGGGGATATTATTTTAGAAAAAATAAATTCTAAACAATATCAGGTTTTGGTTTTAACAGAAAAAGGAAAGAAGGCGATTAAAAGTAAATTGATTAAAAAAATAGCCAAGCCAGTTATTAAGAAATATTCAACCGATTCAAATCCAATGAAAGAGATGCTTCTTGATTCGGAGTTGCTGGCGGAAGCGGTCGCCTGGTCGGCGAATCATAAAATTTGGGACGAATTGGCGAAAAAATGTTTGGGTTGCGGAATTTGCACTTATGTTTGTCCCTTATGTCATTGTTTTTCTATTGAGGACAGAGTTAATTTAGACGGCGAGAGTTGTTCTCGTTGTCGCCAGTGGGACGCTTGTACTCTGCCTAATTTTTCAAAAATCGCCGGAGGGCATAAATTTCATCCGACGGTTAAAGAGCGGTATTACAATTGGTTTTATCACAAATTCGTCCGCGCCTACAAGGAATATGGAAAATCGCAATGTGTCGCCTGCGGAAATTGCAAAAACAACTGTCCCGCCGGCATCGGAATCGCAGGCGTTTTAATGGAGATAGTGGAGGATTATGAAAAATATTTACGAACCAGAAAAAGTTAA
- a CDS encoding D-glycerate dehydrogenase: MPKIFVTRQIPEVGINLLEEKGWDVLVGPEGSISREDLLEGVKGVDAILSVLTEKIDGEVMDAAGSQLKIVANYAVGYNNIDVAEAKKRGVVVTNTPGVLTDTVADHAVGLILAVAQRIAEGDKYTREGKYKAWGPKLFLGGDIKGKTLGIVGLGRIGFAVAERLMKGFEMKVIYYDIKRNEELEKEHNIEYREINDLLKEADFVSLHTALTDETKHLINAERLELMKPTAYLVNTSRGPIIDEKALVEVLKNKGIAGAALDVFENEPELSPGLIELDNAILTPHIASATIGTRNKMSEMAAQNIIASLEGQTPSNLVE; the protein is encoded by the coding sequence ATGCCAAAAATATTTGTGACACGACAGATTCCCGAAGTTGGGATTAATTTGTTAGAGGAAAAGGGGTGGGATGTTTTGGTTGGTCCCGAAGGAAGTATTTCGCGAGAGGATTTGTTAGAGGGAGTAAAGGGGGTTGACGCCATTCTTTCCGTTTTGACAGAAAAAATTGATGGAGAAGTCATGGACGCGGCTGGTTCGCAATTGAAAATAGTCGCCAATTACGCGGTTGGATATAATAATATTGATGTCGCGGAAGCGAAGAAGCGCGGAGTGGTGGTGACAAATACGCCCGGTGTTTTAACGGACACGGTCGCGGACCACGCGGTTGGTTTAATTTTAGCAGTCGCGCAAAGAATCGCGGAGGGGGATAAATATACGCGAGAGGGAAAATACAAAGCGTGGGGACCGAAATTATTTTTAGGAGGCGATATCAAGGGTAAGACGCTTGGCATCGTTGGTTTAGGCAGGATTGGTTTCGCGGTTGCGGAACGACTAATGAAGGGCTTTGAGATGAAAGTTATCTATTATGATATAAAAAGAAATGAGGAATTAGAGAAAGAACATAATATAGAATATCGCGAAATTAATGATTTATTGAAAGAAGCGGATTTCGTGAGTTTGCACACTGCCTTGACTGACGAAACAAAACATTTGATTAATGCTGAACGGCTGGAATTAATGAAGCCAACTGCTTATTTGGTTAATACTTCGCGCGGTCCGATTATTGATGAGAAGGCGTTGGTAGAAGTTTTAAAAAATAAAGGGATTGCTGGCGCGGCTTTGGATGTTTTTGAAAACGAACCCGAATTGTCGCCCGGTTTGATAGAATTAGACAACGCGATTTTAACGCCACATATCGCTTCGGCGACGATTGGGACGAGAAATAAAATGTCGGAAATGGCAGCGCAAAATATTATTGCCTCGCTTGAAGGTCAGACGCCGTCTAATTTGGTGGAGTAG
- a CDS encoding nucleotidyl transferase AbiEii/AbiGii toxin family protein — protein sequence MNETETIIKDIIKKNFEKSNLYKRNLLKEYFQVLALDYIYSNEKYNKLVFYGGSCLSQCYSLPRLSEDLDFVDIEKKVSIEELADDLKNFFCKKTDFSVSIKPQKFRIYLKFPILKDFGLSSGAESDFLHLKIEIFKNFNFCRKYKTEIKPLFKNNKSILIKTFDLPTLMATKIKAVLRRKWGKTDKKGKKLISVKGRDYFDLMWYLEQGISPNLDCIEEVETIDDLKKKLLAIVEKIDYKSITLDLENFISDIAFVKKLGKNIKDILRNKIKDLK from the coding sequence ATGAACGAAACAGAAACAATTATCAAAGATATAATCAAAAAAAATTTTGAAAAATCAAACTTATATAAAAGAAACTTATTAAAGGAATATTTTCAGGTTCTCGCGCTTGACTACATATATTCTAATGAAAAATATAATAAATTGGTGTTCTATGGCGGTTCTTGCCTTTCCCAATGCTATTCTCTGCCACGACTCTCCGAGGATCTTGACTTTGTTGATATTGAAAAAAAAGTATCAATAGAAGAATTGGCTGATGATTTAAAAAACTTTTTCTGTAAAAAAACAGATTTTTCTGTTTCAATTAAACCGCAGAAGTTTAGAATATACTTAAAATTTCCGATTCTAAAAGATTTTGGATTATCAAGCGGCGCTGAATCTGATTTTTTACATTTAAAAATAGAAATATTCAAGAATTTTAATTTTTGCCGTAAATACAAAACTGAAATTAAGCCGTTGTTTAAAAACAATAAATCTATTTTAATAAAAACTTTTGATTTGCCGACATTAATGGCGACCAAAATCAAGGCCGTTTTGCGCAGAAAATGGGGAAAGACAGATAAAAAAGGAAAAAAGTTAATTAGCGTTAAGGGTCGCGACTATTTTGATTTGATGTGGTATTTAGAGCAGGGAATAAGTCCTAATTTAGATTGTATTGAAGAGGTGGAGACAATTGATGATTTAAAGAAGAAACTTCTGGCAATCGTGGAAAAAATTGACTATAAAAGCATTACCTTGGATTTAGAAAATTTTATTAGCGACATAGCGTTTGTAAAAAAATTGGGCAAAAATATTAAAGATATTTTAAGAAACAAAATAAAAGATTTGAAATAG
- a CDS encoding cohesin domain-containing protein, with protein sequence MNKTKLITILTVLGGIVLASSVFAAATISFSPVNVNVVQGENFDLVVSINPQGVKSYTTKAELEYPADLLEVKSFNFGSNWMALSASGYDLIDNTNGILIKTAGYPGGLSSAVAFGTVSFTAKKSGSGVIGLGSNSMVLNAENQDILSGSIVQTAVNIAAPAPVPTIPAAPVAPSVKTPKAETPVFSEDAKEDEGKDEGEGLGTKDEVSEKQDDEQVIVLDQEEENNQNGLLAGIAGLGSGEWLIILGIVLLVLCVLIVIRKRKRKIQ encoded by the coding sequence ATGAATAAAACTAAATTAATAACTATACTAACTGTTTTAGGAGGAATTGTTTTAGCGAGTTCTGTTTTTGCGGCGGCGACTATTTCATTTTCGCCAGTTAATGTCAATGTTGTTCAAGGAGAGAATTTTGATTTGGTTGTGTCAATCAATCCTCAAGGGGTTAAAAGTTATACAACGAAAGCAGAACTTGAGTATCCCGCTGATTTATTAGAAGTAAAGTCGTTTAATTTTGGCAGTAACTGGATGGCTCTTTCTGCGTCGGGATACGATTTAATTGATAATACCAACGGCATTCTTATTAAAACGGCTGGCTACCCGGGCGGGCTGTCTTCGGCGGTTGCTTTTGGGACAGTTTCGTTTACAGCCAAAAAATCTGGTAGCGGAGTGATTGGATTAGGAAGTAATTCAATGGTTCTTAACGCGGAAAATCAAGACATTTTAAGCGGTTCAATAGTTCAAACGGCTGTGAATATTGCGGCGCCAGCGCCAGTTCCAACAATTCCAGCCGCGCCAGTTGCGCCATCGGTAAAGACGCCAAAAGCGGAAACGCCAGTTTTTTCAGAAGACGCGAAAGAAGATGAGGGGAAAGACGAAGGAGAGGGTTTGGGAACAAAAGATGAGGTTAGCGAGAAGCAGGACGATGAACAAGTAATAGTTTTAGACCAAGAGGAAGAAAATAATCAGAATGGTCTTTTGGCCGGCATTGCGGGATTGGGTTCAGGCGAATGGCTGATTATTTTAGGAATTGTTTTATTAGTTTTGTGCGTTTTGATTGTGATTAGGAAGAGAAAGCGGAAAATACAATAA
- a CDS encoding ATP-binding protein — translation MSIIRDLTIKIKKEIDNNEIALIIGPRQSGKTTILRQIEDFIQEKGNAVHFLNLEDYEYLSLLKKTPKNLFKIFPFDLKQKTYVLVDEVQYLDDPTNFLKYFYDEYKGKIKIIATGSSAFYIDRRFKDSLVGRKKIFRLLPLSFREFLKFKNKEDLAKKNFNKISLSEKEKVDLYYREYLTYGGYPRVVLSDRAQKKEVLGDLVHSYIKKDIFEANIKQEEVFYNLMRILASQTGNLVNSSELASTLKISRSTVEDYLSIMERSFHIRLVSPFYGNLRKEITKMPKVYFLDLGLRNFLLKNLDSYDLREDKGQLLENALYRELLEKYDFSEIKFWRTIQKHEVDFVVEEETAYEVKVNSEKFNKNKYKKFIETYPKIKFYIATINRIKEKINNIPVVDIRQLEK, via the coding sequence ATGAGTATTATAAGGGATTTGACTATTAAAATTAAAAAAGAAATTGACAACAACGAAATAGCGCTGATTATTGGTCCGAGGCAATCTGGCAAGACGACTATTTTGCGTCAAATAGAGGATTTTATTCAAGAAAAAGGCAATGCTGTTCATTTTCTCAACTTAGAGGATTATGAATATCTTTCTTTGTTAAAAAAAACGCCCAAAAATCTTTTTAAAATCTTTCCTTTTGATTTGAAACAAAAAACTTATGTTTTAGTTGATGAAGTTCAATATCTTGATGACCCGACTAATTTCTTAAAATATTTTTATGATGAATATAAGGGAAAGATAAAAATTATCGCGACTGGCTCATCTGCTTTTTACATAGACCGCAGATTTAAAGATTCTTTAGTTGGCCGCAAAAAGATTTTTAGATTATTGCCTTTGTCCTTTAGAGAGTTTTTAAAATTTAAAAATAAAGAGGATTTGGCAAAAAAGAATTTTAACAAAATTAGTTTATCTGAAAAAGAGAAAGTTGATTTATATTACCGCGAGTATTTAACTTATGGCGGATATCCAAGAGTTGTTTTATCGGATAGAGCCCAGAAAAAAGAAGTTTTAGGGGACTTGGTTCATTCTTACATTAAAAAAGATATTTTTGAGGCCAACATTAAACAGGAAGAAGTGTTTTATAATTTAATGAGAATTTTGGCTTCTCAAACTGGCAATTTGGTTAATAGTTCGGAACTTGCCTCAACCTTAAAAATATCCCGTTCGACGGTAGAGGACTATTTGTCTATTATGGAGAGGTCATTTCATATCAGATTAGTTAGTCCTTTTTACGGAAATTTAAGAAAGGAAATTACTAAAATGCCAAAAGTTTATTTTTTGGATTTGGGATTGAGAAATTTTTTATTAAAAAATTTAGATTCTTATGATTTGCGCGAAGACAAAGGACAGCTCTTAGAAAATGCTTTGTATAGAGAGTTGTTGGAAAAGTATGATTTTTCAGAGATAAAATTTTGGCGAACTATCCAGAAACACGAAGTTGATTTTGTGGTTGAGGAAGAGACAGCTTACGAAGTTAAAGTAAATTCAGAGAAATTCAATAAGAATAAGTATAAAAAATTTATTGAAACCTATCCTAAAATAAAATTTTATATTGCCACTATCAATAGGATTAAGGAAAAAATTAATAACATTCCAGTTGTTGATATTAGACAGTTGGAGAAATAA
- a CDS encoding FAD/NAD(P)-binding protein — MKNIYEPEKVKIIKIEKLSSNVSRFRLASPKPGKSVFKADENGLVFNPGQFLLFGLFGWGEAPFGAASSPYEKRYLDLVVRKAGVLTEKLHQLKEGDEAFLRGPYGNGFPVDFMSGKDVVMVTGGCGIPPIAALIEYIIKNRGDFGNVYLIYGARTPKDLLMMDAIKKWEKDIKVLLTVDKPDKNWKGYVGMVSELIDDIKINAVDAVAAMCGPGPMMEALEKILRPLGIADRRIFVNVERKMQCGLGKCQHCATGSKYVCQDGPVFNFDEIDKNHD, encoded by the coding sequence ATGAAAAATATTTACGAACCAGAAAAAGTTAAAATTATTAAGATAGAAAAACTTTCTTCTAATGTGAGCCGTTTTCGCCTTGCCTCGCCGAAGCCAGGCAAGAGTGTGTTTAAGGCGGATGAAAATGGTCTGGTTTTTAATCCGGGGCAATTTCTTTTGTTTGGGCTTTTTGGCTGGGGCGAAGCGCCTTTTGGGGCGGCTTCCTCACCTTATGAAAAAAGGTATCTGGATTTGGTTGTTAGAAAGGCCGGTGTTTTGACGGAGAAGTTGCATCAATTAAAAGAAGGCGATGAAGCGTTTTTGCGAGGTCCTTATGGAAATGGATTTCCCGTTGATTTTATGTCGGGCAAGGATGTCGTCATGGTTACGGGCGGATGTGGCATTCCTCCCATTGCCGCTTTGATTGAGTATATTATTAAAAACAGGGGAGATTTTGGGAATGTCTATTTAATTTACGGAGCGCGAACGCCCAAGGACTTATTAATGATGGACGCGATTAAGAAATGGGAAAAAGATATTAAGGTTTTGTTGACGGTTGATAAGCCGGATAAAAATTGGAAGGGATATGTCGGAATGGTTTCGGAATTAATTGATGATATAAAGATAAACGCGGTTGATGCGGTCGCGGCGATGTGCGGCCCCGGGCCCATGATGGAGGCGCTTGAAAAAATATTGAGGCCATTGGGAATTGCCGATAGAAGAATTTTTGTTAATGTGGAAAGAAAGATGCAGTGCGGGTTGGGCAAGTGCCAGCACTGCGCGACTGGGAGCAAATATGTCTGCCAAGACGGTCCAGTTTTTAATTTTGACGAGATTGATAAAAATCATGACTAA
- a CDS encoding amidohydrolase, giving the protein MILIENINVITQNKKREIIKNGAILINGNKIKEIGASAEIGKKYRSQAKKIIDGRGRVALPGLVNAHTHLAMSLLRGYADDLSLEDWWQNYIYPIESKFGRKEVYWGSLLALMEMVKSGTTYFTDFYYHEDEVGKAAQKVGMRGALGCAVLDFPSFYSKNPADAFRKIEKLAKTKIGLTDYALAPHMFQTTSLKTYKKAKEIARRRNLLLTTHLSETKQEVDFSLKKYKKRPVEALDEAGILDEKTLLAHCCWLNKKEIKILARSGASVAHCPISNMKLGSGIMPLEEMMEAGVNVCLGTDGACSNNCLDMFGEMKVAALTHKGYRLNPLIADAQTVLDMATINGAKALGLEKELGSLEEGKKADIIILDFEKPRLTPCHNLVSNIVYAAQGSDVETIIINGKIVMEKGKIQGVDEKAVLRQVQKIVDKC; this is encoded by the coding sequence ATGATTTTAATTGAAAACATTAATGTTATCACTCAAAACAAAAAGCGAGAGATTATTAAAAACGGAGCAATTCTTATTAACGGGAATAAGATAAAAGAAATTGGAGCGAGCGCGGAGATTGGAAAGAAATACAGGAGCCAGGCGAAAAAAATAATTGATGGGCGGGGACGGGTTGCTTTGCCTGGCTTAGTTAACGCGCATACGCACTTAGCGATGTCTCTTTTGCGCGGCTATGCCGACGACTTGTCTTTGGAGGATTGGTGGCAAAACTATATCTATCCAATTGAATCCAAGTTCGGCCGAAAGGAGGTCTATTGGGGTTCTCTTTTAGCGCTCATGGAAATGGTAAAATCGGGAACGACCTATTTTACCGATTTCTATTATCACGAAGACGAAGTCGGAAAAGCGGCTCAAAAAGTGGGAATGAGGGGCGCGCTTGGTTGCGCTGTTTTGGATTTTCCTTCTTTCTATTCCAAAAACCCTGCGGATGCTTTCAGGAAAATTGAGAAATTAGCAAAAACAAAAATCGGTCTGACCGATTACGCGCTTGCGCCGCATATGTTTCAGACAACCTCGTTGAAGACATACAAAAAGGCGAAAGAAATCGCGCGCCGCCGCAATCTTCTTTTAACAACTCATTTAAGCGAAACAAAACAAGAGGTTGATTTTTCGCTAAAAAAATACAAAAAAAGGCCTGTGGAAGCGCTGGACGAGGCAGGTATTTTGGACGAAAAAACGCTTTTAGCGCATTGTTGTTGGTTAAATAAAAAAGAAATTAAAATTTTAGCGCGTTCGGGCGCCTCGGTCGCGCACTGTCCGATTTCAAACATGAAGCTGGGTTCTGGAATAATGCCCTTGGAAGAAATGATGGAAGCGGGCGTGAATGTTTGTCTTGGGACGGATGGCGCTTGTTCAAATAATTGCTTGGATATGTTTGGAGAAATGAAAGTCGCCGCCTTGACGCACAAAGGGTATCGTCTTAATCCGCTCATTGCTGACGCGCAAACTGTTTTAGATATGGCGACAATCAACGGAGCCAAAGCGTTGGGATTAGAAAAAGAACTCGGTTCCTTAGAAGAAGGCAAAAAGGCGGATATAATCATTCTTGATTTTGAAAAACCGCGTTTGACACCTTGCCATAATTTGGTCTCAAATATAGTTTACGCCGCTCAAGGAAGCGATGTGGAGACAATAATCATCAACGGGAAAATAGTTATGGAAAAGGGAAAAATTCAAGGCGTTGACGAGAAGGCGGTTTTGAGACAGGTTCAGAAAATCGTGGATAAATGTTGA
- a CDS encoding HypC/HybG/HupF family hydrogenase formation chaperone has translation MCLAIPSKVVKIEGKWANVQAGDHQHRVDLSLLKNVKVGDYIFIHDELAINKIPKTEAKKILKMIKDHTHTCDHHH, from the coding sequence ATGTGTTTAGCTATTCCAAGCAAGGTTGTTAAAATTGAAGGAAAATGGGCGAATGTCCAAGCGGGCGACCATCAACATCGGGTTGATTTGAGTTTGCTTAAAAATGTAAAAGTCGGCGATTATATTTTCATCCACGACGAACTGGCAATTAACAAAATTCCCAAGACCGAAGCGAAGAAAATCCTGAAAATGATAAAAGACCATACTCATACCTGCGACCATCATCATTAA
- a CDS encoding ribonuclease HII: MFSDLEKKVFGDGYDVVAGIDEAGRGALAGPVAAAVVAVRKDALEKISFGETGKFITDSKQLSEKRREEVFDAIIKNPNIEWKVSFIHSAIIDKVNIWQATLAAWNGCLKKLDCQPNFLFLDGNFYLDGSFCRCSKPAFNNGLTQMPIVGADKKIFLVSLASIIAKVSRDRLMRKFHQEYPQYEFARHKGYGTKIHSEKLKEFGLCPIHRKSFKMFKWGEK, translated from the coding sequence ATGTTTTCTGATTTAGAAAAAAAGGTTTTTGGAGACGGATATGATGTGGTTGCCGGAATTGATGAGGCGGGAAGGGGAGCGTTGGCTGGTCCGGTGGCAGCTGCTGTTGTGGCGGTCAGAAAAGACGCGTTGGAGAAAATATCTTTTGGAGAAACTGGCAAATTTATTACTGATTCTAAACAACTTTCTGAAAAGAGAAGAGAAGAGGTTTTTGACGCGATTATTAAAAATCCGAATATAGAATGGAAAGTTAGTTTTATTCATTCCGCGATTATTGACAAAGTTAACATTTGGCAAGCGACGCTCGCGGCGTGGAATGGGTGTCTTAAGAAATTAGATTGCCAGCCGAATTTTTTGTTTTTAGACGGCAATTTCTATTTAGATGGCAGTTTTTGCAGATGTTCAAAACCAGCGTTCAATAATGGACTAACACAGATGCCCATCGTCGGCGCCGATAAAAAAATTTTCTTGGTTTCTCTCGCTTCCATTATTGCCAAAGTCAGCCGCGACCGCTTGATGCGAAAATTTCACCAAGAATATCCTCAATACGAATTCGCGCGGCATAAAGGATACGGAACAAAAATACATTCAGAAAAATTAAAAGAATTTGGTTTATGTCCAATCCACAGAAAAAGTTTTAAAATGTTTAAATGGGGAGAAAAATAA
- a CDS encoding Ni/Fe hydrogenase subunit alpha yields MQNFIAKIEGHGNLNIDWDAGEVKLNIFEGERLFEGILVGRTAEEMAWITPRICGVCPTAHNLASLNAIENALGIKPSKTTVLLRDLMQCGQMIQSHVLHLFFLVLPDYIGIDRATELAPKNPAAFKDALSLKEVSDKIVQIVGGRIVHPTTTTIGGFHKVPTKSALKVLLKKLKETEDAARKTIQIFEGIEYPELKVDLKLAAQEGEYIIAVSSTDIEKKDKSLITDYKKNIEEEVREYSTAKFSKYKGEETLVGSLARLAVNEKIKRGEKIDFANPFHNNIAQAIETLYYHQKAIEIVEKLLEMKINAEAIKQSSNPSLKGIGSTEAPRGGLYHEVHLSQDNDIIYANIITPTVQNLTSIEKSAKALLGQTKNKSREEMEKLLTMLVRAYDPCISCSAH; encoded by the coding sequence ATGCAAAATTTTATCGCGAAAATTGAGGGGCATGGGAATTTGAATATTGATTGGGACGCGGGCGAGGTCAAACTCAATATTTTTGAGGGAGAGCGGCTTTTTGAGGGAATCTTGGTTGGCAGAACAGCCGAAGAAATGGCGTGGATTACTCCGCGGATTTGCGGCGTTTGTCCGACCGCTCATAATTTGGCTTCTTTGAACGCGATTGAAAACGCTTTGGGAATTAAGCCGAGCAAAACGACCGTTCTTTTGCGCGATTTAATGCAATGCGGACAGATGATTCAGAGTCATGTACTTCATCTTTTCTTTTTGGTTTTGCCTGATTATATCGGCATTGACCGAGCGACTGAATTGGCTCCAAAAAATCCAGCCGCTTTTAAGGACGCTTTATCGCTGAAAGAGGTTTCCGATAAAATTGTTCAAATTGTCGGCGGGCGAATTGTTCATCCGACTACGACCACAATTGGCGGTTTTCATAAAGTCCCGACCAAATCCGCTCTGAAAGTTCTTCTCAAAAAATTAAAAGAGACCGAAGACGCGGCGCGAAAAACAATTCAGATTTTTGAAGGGATTGAGTATCCCGAATTAAAAGTGGATTTGAAATTGGCCGCTCAAGAAGGGGAATATATTATTGCAGTTTCTTCAACAGATATAGAGAAGAAAGACAAGTCGCTCATTACGGATTACAAAAAAAACATAGAAGAAGAAGTCAGAGAATATTCAACCGCTAAATTCAGCAAATACAAAGGCGAAGAAACCCTAGTCGGTTCTTTGGCGCGCTTGGCGGTTAACGAAAAAATTAAAAGGGGCGAAAAAATAGATTTTGCCAATCCTTTTCATAATAATATCGCCCAAGCGATTGAGACCCTTTATTACCACCAAAAAGCGATAGAAATTGTTGAAAAATTGCTTGAAATGAAAATTAACGCTGAAGCGATTAAACAATCATCCAATCCGTCATTAAAGGGGATTGGTTCTACGGAGGCGCCGCGAGGCGGGCTTTATCATGAGGTTCATTTGAGTCAGGATAACGATATTATTTACGCCAACATTATTACGCCGACGGTTCAGAATTTGACATCAATTGAAAAAAGCGCCAAGGCGCTTTTGGGACAAACGAAAAATAAATCGCGAGAAGAGATGGAGAAATTGTTGACAATGTTAGTCAGGGCGTACGATCCCTGTATTAGTTGTTCAGCGCATTAA